In Clostridium sp. SY8519, one genomic interval encodes:
- the asrA gene encoding anaerobic sulfite reductase subunit AsrA: MGYVLNREETARLFQLLGGRYRLYAPVRKEGEGRFTATDVIRYEDVAQADEIEWDVRSDYSFKEILTPLSETLFYFTENEVKEADTDAREVLVFLRNCDLCGLQRLDQIYLGNGEQKDWFYRRLRDKVKFVLMGCAESCADGFCVDMKSNRAADGYVMTMDAAGTEFRVTAEDDSIRELLEEAGARPADVTPARVTENRVHVTVPEQVPNSIYQSPMWEEYSVRCINCGRCNFVCPTCTCFTMQDIFYTDNGKVGERRRVSASCMVDGYTNVAGGGQYRRSNGERMRFKVLHKVYDFRRRFGYDMCVGCGRCDTVCPEYISYSACINKLNQAVRAEAGKEE, encoded by the coding sequence TTGGGATACGTATTAAACCGTGAAGAAACAGCCCGGCTGTTTCAGCTGCTGGGCGGACGGTACCGTCTGTACGCGCCGGTCAGAAAAGAAGGGGAAGGCAGATTTACAGCCACAGATGTGATCCGTTATGAGGATGTGGCACAGGCGGATGAAATTGAGTGGGATGTCCGGTCGGATTATTCCTTTAAGGAAATTCTGACGCCTCTTTCCGAGACGCTGTTTTATTTTACGGAAAATGAGGTGAAAGAAGCGGATACGGATGCGCGGGAAGTGCTGGTATTTCTGAGAAACTGTGATTTGTGCGGACTGCAGCGCTTAGATCAGATTTATCTGGGCAACGGAGAGCAGAAGGACTGGTTTTACAGGCGTCTGCGGGACAAGGTGAAATTTGTGCTGATGGGCTGTGCCGAAAGCTGCGCCGACGGCTTCTGTGTGGATATGAAGAGCAACCGGGCCGCGGACGGGTATGTGATGACCATGGATGCCGCCGGAACGGAGTTCCGGGTAACCGCAGAAGACGACAGCATCCGGGAACTGCTGGAAGAAGCCGGGGCGCGTCCGGCTGACGTGACGCCGGCAAGGGTCACAGAGAACCGGGTGCATGTAACTGTTCCGGAACAGGTGCCCAACAGCATCTATCAGTCCCCGATGTGGGAGGAATATTCTGTCCGCTGTATTAACTGCGGACGCTGCAACTTTGTCTGTCCGACCTGCACCTGCTTTACCATGCAGGATATCTTTTATACTGACAATGGAAAGGTGGGAGAACGCCGCAGAGTCAGCGCTTCCTGTATGGTGGACGGATACACCAATGTGGCCGGCGGCGGACAGTACCGGAGAAGCAACGGAGAGCGCATGCGCTTCAAGGTGCTGCATAAAGTCTATGATTTCCGCAGAAGGTTTGGCTATGATATGTGCGTGGGGTGCGGACGCTGCGATACCGTCTGTCCGGAGTATATCTCCTATTCCGCCTGCATTAACAAATTGAATCAGGCAGTCAGAGCAGAAGCAGGGAAGGAGGAGTGA
- a CDS encoding LytTR family DNA-binding domain-containing protein yields the protein MNKRQTEEALRRTQEILQKFYQKDLGPVFSYCSIDVTWIGSRRDQRRDQFEIGMRAFRDSVERYSRQITAAHMTNQEFLIAQNSGKTCTVIGRYQMLSDENEEEIAIGSRRCVMVWELINNLLKVKHLCISSPLDEWESCDRENRDAMLGAAAKEYAERRAGRMSSDVRIVFTDKDGVVHFLHPNEVLYFMADRKHTVVHTVDGDLSARDNLAVFRQSVGESRPFLQIHRGYIINVNFISQIRPYQVIMQDDSLVPIPLKRYTETKRRIRDMFE from the coding sequence ATGAACAAAAGGCAGACAGAAGAGGCGCTCCGCAGAACCCAGGAAATCCTGCAGAAGTTCTACCAGAAAGATCTCGGCCCTGTATTTTCTTACTGTTCGATCGATGTTACCTGGATCGGTTCCCGCAGGGATCAGCGCAGGGATCAGTTTGAAATAGGAATGCGGGCCTTCCGGGACAGTGTGGAAAGATATTCCCGGCAGATTACGGCGGCCCACATGACCAACCAGGAGTTTCTGATTGCGCAGAACAGCGGCAAAACATGTACCGTCATCGGCAGATATCAGATGCTCAGCGATGAAAACGAGGAAGAGATCGCCATCGGTTCCCGCAGGTGTGTCATGGTCTGGGAACTGATTAACAATCTGCTGAAAGTAAAACATCTGTGCATTTCCAGCCCGCTGGATGAGTGGGAGTCCTGTGACAGAGAGAACCGGGACGCCATGCTGGGCGCAGCTGCCAAAGAATACGCGGAGCGGCGTGCCGGCAGAATGTCTTCGGATGTGCGGATCGTATTTACCGATAAGGACGGGGTGGTGCATTTTCTGCATCCCAATGAGGTCCTGTATTTTATGGCAGACCGCAAGCATACGGTTGTGCATACGGTGGACGGCGATCTTTCCGCCAGGGACAATCTGGCGGTGTTTCGTCAGAGCGTGGGCGAGTCCCGTCCGTTTCTGCAGATTCACAGAGGATATATTATTAATGTAAACTTTATCTCACAGATTCGCCCCTATCAGGTGATTATGCAGGATGACAGCCTGGTGCCGATTCCGCTGAAACGATACACCGAGACAAAACGGCGGATCCGTGATATGTTTGAATAA
- a CDS encoding L-lactate dehydrogenase, producing the protein MKNINSRKAAIVGCGFVGSASAFALMQSGLFSEMVLIDANPDKAEGEALDISHGIPFTKPMQISAGTYDDIMDAAVVIVTAGASQKPGETRLDLVKKNVGIFRNIMPEFKKRNYPGILLIVANPVDILTYTAVKYSGLPEQRVIGSGTVLDTARLKYLLSEHLSVDSRSVHTYIIGEHGDSEIAAWSSTNVSGIPLDDFCSMRGHHEHTKAMEQLAESVKNSAYEIIEKKHATYYGIAMAVRRICEAIVRDEKSILPISAMMHGEYGLRDVALSMPAIVGKDGIEGHVPIRLSEAEQAQLTASAEVLSGVIREAVN; encoded by the coding sequence ATGAAAAATATAAATTCAAGAAAAGCAGCTATCGTAGGATGCGGTTTCGTCGGATCCGCTTCCGCATTTGCCCTGATGCAGAGCGGACTTTTTTCCGAAATGGTCCTGATTGACGCGAATCCGGACAAGGCGGAAGGAGAGGCGCTGGATATCAGTCACGGCATTCCCTTCACGAAACCGATGCAGATCAGCGCCGGAACCTATGACGATATCATGGATGCCGCAGTCGTCATCGTAACTGCGGGCGCCAGCCAGAAGCCCGGTGAAACCCGGCTGGATCTGGTAAAGAAAAATGTGGGGATCTTTCGGAATATTATGCCGGAATTCAAAAAAAGAAATTACCCCGGCATCCTGCTGATCGTCGCCAATCCGGTGGACATCCTGACCTACACAGCCGTAAAATACAGCGGTCTCCCGGAACAGCGCGTCATCGGTTCCGGTACTGTCCTCGATACTGCCCGTCTGAAATACCTGCTCAGCGAACACCTGTCCGTCGACAGCCGCAGTGTCCACACCTACATCATTGGAGAGCACGGCGACAGCGAGATCGCTGCCTGGAGCAGCACCAATGTCTCCGGAATCCCGCTGGATGACTTCTGCTCCATGCGCGGGCATCACGAACATACGAAAGCCATGGAGCAGCTGGCAGAATCGGTGAAAAACAGCGCCTATGAAATCATCGAAAAGAAGCACGCCACCTATTACGGCATTGCCATGGCAGTCCGCAGAATCTGCGAGGCCATTGTCCGGGATGAAAAGTCCATTCTTCCGATCTCCGCAATGATGCATGGCGAATACGGCCTGAGAGATGTGGCGCTCAGCATGCCTGCCATTGTGGGAAAAGACGGAATCGAAGGCCATGTGCCGATCCGTCTGAGCGAAGCCGAACAGGCACAGCTTACCGCATCTGCAGAGGTCCTGTCCGGTGTCATCCGGGAAGCGGTGAACTAA
- a CDS encoding 5-bromo-4-chloroindolyl phosphate hydrolysis family protein: MNDDYRTYGEKIASMINASIASGDFRGMSRKVSELAQDAVNRAGEEIRSRFHRELPAAFHRSVVNKAAAVAGTVLSAVFGTASFVVFLVMLALAVHSGWPVFLVFTVLFGALTGGLAYGTFRFREKWNAWNNCRPYANLVGDRGSVGLEELSRGRNLPLAKVRREIRGMLRCGMIPQGHLEETVSMLFLTDQAYEEFSRMSYARQKQAEEQKEMEEQLTEDARQVLAEGSRQLTEIRDLANRMQDPRMKQETNDLGQQVEQILAQARRNPASISRLRRLIGYYLPTTVKMLHVYADIEARGLDTDNAEETKREIRETMGTIRQAFDALLQDMVRDMSWDIQSDLSAMKTMMEQDGLTGETHR; this comes from the coding sequence ATGAATGATGATTACAGAACGTATGGAGAGAAAATAGCCTCCATGATTAATGCGTCCATTGCCAGCGGGGATTTCCGCGGTATGTCCCGGAAAGTGTCGGAACTGGCCCAGGACGCGGTGAACCGGGCAGGAGAAGAAATCCGCAGCCGTTTTCACAGGGAGCTTCCCGCTGCCTTCCATCGGTCTGTCGTAAATAAGGCGGCAGCTGTCGCGGGGACGGTGCTTTCGGCGGTGTTTGGCACAGCGTCTTTTGTGGTATTCCTGGTAATGCTGGCCCTGGCAGTCCACAGCGGCTGGCCGGTTTTTCTCGTATTTACGGTTCTGTTCGGGGCATTGACCGGCGGCCTGGCCTATGGGACCTTCCGGTTCCGTGAAAAATGGAATGCCTGGAACAACTGCAGGCCCTACGCGAATCTGGTGGGAGACCGTGGCAGTGTGGGACTGGAGGAACTGTCCAGAGGCAGAAATCTGCCCCTGGCAAAAGTCAGGAGGGAAATCCGCGGGATGCTTCGCTGCGGGATGATTCCCCAGGGACACCTGGAGGAAACCGTTTCGATGCTGTTTCTGACGGATCAGGCTTATGAGGAGTTTTCCCGCATGTCTTACGCCCGGCAGAAGCAGGCGGAAGAACAGAAAGAAATGGAAGAACAGCTGACAGAGGATGCCCGGCAGGTGCTGGCAGAAGGCAGCCGGCAGCTGACAGAAATCCGGGATCTCGCGAACCGGATGCAGGATCCCCGGATGAAGCAGGAGACCAATGATCTGGGGCAGCAGGTGGAACAGATTCTGGCACAGGCGCGCCGGAACCCGGCATCGATTTCCCGGCTGCGCCGGTTGATCGGTTATTATCTGCCGACTACGGTGAAAATGCTTCATGTATACGCGGATATCGAAGCCCGGGGGCTGGATACAGACAATGCGGAAGAGACAAAACGGGAAATCCGTGAAACCATGGGCACCATTCGTCAGGCATTTGACGCGCTGCTGCAGGATATGGTGCGGGATATGAGCTGGGACATTCAGTCGGATCTGTCCGCCATGAAGACCATGATGGAACAGGACGGCCTGACCGGGGAAACGCACAGATAG
- a CDS encoding toxic anion resistance protein, which yields MSEDFKDFSITPELRFDEAADDVPRTRPEQEQKQKQDMLDSSVLSPEELAQAEQFAGQIDLHNTRAIMQLGSGTQKKMADFSEKTLANIRTKDLGETGQLITDLMTELKNFDAGEEKKGFHPFRKNAARLSSLRAKYNKVETNVNAIVDVLEHHQVTLLKDMDLLDRMYDLNLAYFKELSMYILAGKKALARTRDGELKQLQQKAEASGRQEDAQAARDCAAMCDRLEKKIYDLELTRTISIQTAPQLRLVQNSDSVMAEKIQSTIVNTIPLWKNQMVIAVGIEHSAQAARAQREVTDMTNDLLKKNAKALQSAAVDSAKESERGIVDLETLQETNQTLISTLDSVLQIQKEGREKRRSAEIELQHLEDDLKKKLLELSEESR from the coding sequence ATGTCAGAAGATTTTAAGGATTTCAGTATCACACCGGAACTGCGTTTTGATGAGGCAGCGGATGACGTGCCCCGTACCCGTCCGGAACAGGAGCAGAAACAGAAACAGGACATGCTGGACAGCAGTGTGCTGAGTCCGGAAGAACTGGCCCAGGCCGAGCAGTTTGCCGGTCAGATTGACCTTCACAATACCCGGGCGATTATGCAGCTCGGATCGGGAACCCAGAAAAAAATGGCGGATTTTTCCGAAAAAACCCTGGCAAATATCCGAACGAAGGATCTGGGGGAAACAGGACAGCTGATTACGGACCTGATGACCGAACTGAAGAATTTTGACGCCGGAGAGGAGAAGAAGGGCTTTCATCCCTTCCGGAAAAACGCGGCCCGCCTCAGCAGTCTGCGGGCGAAATACAATAAAGTTGAGACCAATGTAAACGCGATTGTGGATGTGCTGGAGCATCATCAGGTCACACTGCTTAAGGACATGGATCTGCTGGATCGCATGTACGATCTGAACCTGGCCTATTTTAAGGAATTATCCATGTATATCCTGGCAGGGAAAAAAGCGCTGGCCCGGACCAGGGACGGAGAGCTGAAGCAGCTGCAGCAGAAGGCGGAAGCCAGCGGACGGCAGGAAGATGCCCAGGCAGCCAGGGACTGCGCGGCGATGTGCGACCGCCTGGAAAAGAAGATTTATGATCTGGAGCTGACCCGTACGATTTCCATTCAGACCGCGCCGCAGCTGCGGCTGGTGCAGAATTCAGACTCGGTGATGGCGGAGAAGATCCAGTCAACCATTGTCAATACCATCCCTCTGTGGAAGAATCAGATGGTAATTGCCGTGGGCATCGAACATTCCGCCCAGGCGGCCCGCGCGCAGCGGGAAGTCACGGATATGACCAATGACCTGCTGAAGAAAAACGCGAAAGCGCTGCAGTCCGCGGCAGTGGACAGCGCCAAGGAATCGGAGCGGGGCATTGTAGACCTGGAGACTTTGCAGGAAACCAACCAGACACTGATCTCCACGCTGGACAGCGTGCTGCAGATCCAGAAGGAGGGGCGGGAAAAACGCCGCAGCGCAGAGATCGAACTGCAGCATCTGGAGGATGATCTGAAAAAGAAGCTGCTGGAACTGTCAGAAGAATCCCGGTAA
- the hflX gene encoding GTPase HflX: MIQIRQEQESFVLVAAALEEEQAAWDSLEELQELAETSGAAVVGQVLQNRSAFDPATYVGSGKIEEIHSLLLQTGATGILCDDELSPAQIANLNDLLHTKVIDRTLVILDIFARRASSAEGKAQVELAQQRYNLTHLAGLGRSLSRLGGGIGTRGPGEKKLEMDRRRIRSRISQLKREIREIQQHRQVTRENRQRSSIRQAAVVGYTNAGKSTLLNCLTGAGVLEEDRLFATLDPTTRLLQLEGGQEILLTDTVGFISKLPHHLIEAFRSTLEEAKYADYIIHVVDASSPQMEEHIRVVYETLEQLGIGRHRIITLLNKMDLVEGPLYYRDPHAVKTIRTSLRKGEGTELVKQALTELLLEESVYLEHCFPYASAGSIQLIRKYGNLLAEEYTPEGIRVRAYVPREIYRKVKP; encoded by the coding sequence ATGATACAGATCAGACAGGAACAGGAGTCATTCGTGCTGGTGGCAGCGGCGCTGGAAGAGGAACAGGCGGCGTGGGATTCTCTGGAGGAACTTCAGGAACTGGCGGAAACCTCCGGCGCGGCGGTAGTCGGACAGGTTCTGCAGAATCGTTCCGCTTTTGATCCGGCCACTTATGTCGGATCCGGAAAAATCGAGGAAATCCACTCCCTGCTTCTGCAAACGGGAGCCACCGGCATTCTCTGTGATGACGAACTTTCACCGGCACAGATCGCGAATCTGAATGATCTTCTGCATACAAAAGTGATCGACCGCACGCTGGTGATTCTGGATATCTTCGCCCGGCGGGCATCTTCCGCAGAGGGAAAAGCCCAGGTGGAGCTGGCTCAGCAGCGCTATAACCTGACCCACCTGGCCGGACTGGGACGTTCCCTGTCCCGGCTGGGCGGGGGAATCGGCACCCGGGGACCGGGAGAGAAGAAGCTGGAGATGGACCGCCGCCGAATCCGCAGCAGGATCTCCCAGCTGAAAAGAGAAATCCGGGAAATCCAGCAGCACCGGCAGGTGACCAGAGAGAACCGGCAGCGCTCCAGCATCCGGCAGGCAGCGGTGGTGGGATATACCAATGCGGGCAAATCCACGCTTTTAAACTGCCTGACCGGCGCGGGCGTGCTGGAAGAGGACAGGCTTTTTGCCACACTGGATCCCACCACCCGTCTGCTTCAGTTAGAAGGCGGACAGGAGATCCTTCTGACCGATACCGTAGGGTTTATCTCCAAACTGCCCCATCACCTGATCGAGGCGTTTCGCTCCACCCTGGAGGAAGCGAAATACGCGGATTACATCATTCATGTGGTGGATGCCTCCAGTCCGCAGATGGAAGAGCACATCCGGGTGGTTTATGAGACCCTGGAGCAGCTGGGGATCGGCCGCCACAGAATCATTACCCTGCTGAACAAAATGGATCTGGTGGAGGGTCCCCTGTATTACCGGGATCCCCACGCGGTAAAGACGATTCGGACTTCCCTGCGAAAGGGGGAGGGCACAGAACTTGTGAAACAGGCCCTGACGGAACTGCTGCTGGAAGAGTCGGTCTATCTGGAGCATTGCTTTCCCTATGCATCGGCCGGTAGCATTCAGCTGATTCGGAAATACGGAAACCTGCTTGCGGAAGAGTATACCCCGGAAGGCATACGGGTCCGGGCATACGTACCCCGGGAAATCTACCGGAAAGTGAAGCCCTGA
- the asrB gene encoding anaerobic sulfite reductase subunit AsrB: MAVSKENVYVPFPSRILKVIPHTAKEYTFRMEFHGAVKPGQFFEVSVPKYGEAPISVSGIGDGFVDLTIRKVGRVTDEVFEQYEGQSLLLRGPFGNGFDTERYAEGEVVVVAGGTGVSPVRGVIQALAESSEPKDKHVIVGFKSPDDMLFRSDLKDWEEKLDLWLTVDGAPKGYEGRIGLVTKYIPDLPLRDPSSAQAVVVGPPPMMRFTVQGLLGIGFQEENIWVSQERKMCCGLGKCGHCRIGEKYVCLDGPVFRYTESKEMLD; the protein is encoded by the coding sequence ATGGCAGTAAGCAAAGAGAATGTGTATGTACCGTTTCCGTCGCGGATTCTGAAAGTGATTCCCCATACCGCGAAGGAATATACGTTTCGGATGGAGTTTCACGGTGCGGTGAAACCGGGTCAGTTTTTTGAGGTATCTGTTCCGAAATACGGGGAAGCCCCCATTTCTGTCAGTGGAATCGGCGACGGATTTGTGGACCTGACGATCCGGAAAGTAGGCCGGGTGACCGATGAAGTATTCGAACAGTATGAAGGACAGTCCCTGCTGCTGCGCGGCCCCTTTGGCAACGGCTTTGACACGGAGCGGTATGCGGAAGGAGAAGTGGTGGTTGTGGCCGGCGGCACCGGCGTTTCCCCGGTGCGCGGCGTGATCCAGGCGCTGGCGGAAAGCAGCGAGCCGAAAGACAAGCATGTGATCGTAGGCTTTAAAAGCCCGGATGATATGCTGTTTCGCAGTGATCTGAAGGACTGGGAGGAAAAACTTGACCTGTGGCTGACGGTGGACGGCGCTCCGAAAGGCTATGAGGGACGGATCGGTCTGGTGACGAAGTACATTCCGGATCTTCCGCTGCGGGATCCTTCCAGCGCCCAGGCAGTAGTGGTGGGACCGCCGCCGATGATGCGGTTTACCGTACAGGGACTGCTGGGAATCGGCTTTCAGGAAGAGAATATCTGGGTGTCCCAGGAACGGAAGATGTGCTGCGGCCTGGGCAAGTGCGGCCACTGCCGCATCGGTGAGAAGTATGTCTGTCTGGACGGACCGGTGTTCCGGTACACGGAAAGCAAGGAAATGCTGGATTAA
- the asrC gene encoding sulfite reductase subunit C, with protein MSLDINMKQLKRNAFRLSKVRGETASRVRIPGGLISAKSLARITEIAEEYGNGSVFVTNRQGVEIPGIPMECVDEVNQKLQAIIEDTKVNQEERDKGYPASGTRNIVACPGARLCPFGCYDTTAFAQKMDQAIFPNHLHMKVAFTGCSNDCAKVRMDDFGIIGMTEPQYNRDRCVSCEQCVKYCKIRSVGALKMVNGKVVRDENLCIGCGVCVNYCPTRAWTRSREKYFRLVLLGRTGKKNPRLAEDFIKWADEDSILKIVKNAYAYVEEYIDPEALEGKEHVGYIVDRTGFEEFVSWIMKDVELPEKAEVASRIYWGGKRYDRSNNLK; from the coding sequence ATGAGTCTTGATATCAATATGAAACAGCTGAAAAGAAATGCCTTTCGTCTCTCCAAAGTACGGGGAGAAACTGCTTCCCGTGTGCGGATTCCCGGCGGGCTGATCAGCGCGAAGAGCCTTGCGCGGATTACAGAGATTGCGGAAGAATACGGCAACGGTTCGGTGTTTGTCACGAACCGTCAGGGCGTGGAAATTCCGGGGATTCCCATGGAGTGCGTGGACGAGGTCAATCAGAAGCTGCAGGCAATCATAGAGGACACAAAAGTCAATCAGGAAGAGCGGGATAAGGGCTATCCGGCATCCGGCACCAGAAATATCGTGGCCTGTCCGGGCGCGCGTCTGTGTCCCTTCGGATGCTATGATACCACTGCTTTTGCGCAGAAGATGGATCAGGCCATATTTCCCAACCATCTGCATATGAAAGTGGCCTTTACCGGCTGTTCCAATGACTGTGCCAAAGTGCGGATGGATGACTTCGGTATTATCGGCATGACAGAGCCCCAGTATAACAGAGACCGCTGTGTCAGCTGTGAGCAGTGTGTCAAATACTGCAAAATCCGTTCGGTAGGCGCGCTGAAAATGGTAAACGGCAAAGTGGTCCGGGATGAGAATCTGTGCATCGGCTGCGGCGTGTGCGTGAATTACTGTCCTACCCGTGCCTGGACCAGAAGCAGGGAGAAGTATTTCCGTCTGGTGTTGCTGGGCAGAACCGGCAAGAAGAATCCGCGTCTGGCGGAGGACTTTATCAAATGGGCGGATGAGGACAGCATCCTGAAAATCGTGAAAAATGCCTATGCCTACGTAGAGGAATACATCGATCCGGAAGCGCTGGAAGGCAAGGAACATGTAGGGTATATTGTGGACCGCACCGGATTCGAAGAGTTTGTCTCCTGGATTATGAAAGATGTGGAACTGCCGGAAAAGGCGGAAGTGGCCAGCCGGATCTACTGGGGCGGCAAACGTTACGACCGCAGCAACAATCTGAAATAA